The window CCGCCTTCTACGGCATCGACCTCGGCTCCTCCGGGCAGCCCTCACCGCTTGTCGACGACCTCGAGGTCTGCGAGGTCGCGTCCCTGCCGGCGGAGGCGGAGCCGGTCATCGCCGACATCCTCTCCGGCGGCCCGTACGAGTACCCGGGCGAGGACGGCGGCCACTTCGGCAACTACGAGGGACTGCTGCCCGAGGAGAGGGGCAGCTACTACCGCAGCTACACGGTCGACACGCCGGGTATGGGTCACCGCGGGCCGAAGCGCATCGTCGTCGGCGGGGGCACGGAGACCGATCCGGAGGTCTGGTACTACTCCGGGGACCACTACGAGTCGTTCTGCGTCATCCCGGATGCGGAGGACTGAGACTTGGACTTCGAAACCACAAAGGCAGATCTAGAAACTCTCGCATATTTGCTTGATTCTTTAGCACCAGCCGCAGCCGACCCTGCGGACCTTCTGCAGTCGCTTGGATCATTCATATACGACATGCGACAAAGTTTCGATTCACACGAATCTGTATCGGCAATCGAGCGAGGACTAGCTTACACCTTCTCCAGCGACGAACGACATCCTGGCTTCTTAAAGCTCGGAAATGAGTTCAGCTCCTTGAATAAAAACTGGCCGCCGCCATTCAGCCTAGTCCCAAACCATGAAAAGGATTTATGGCTTGCATTAGCAGAGATGGCAAAGACCCCTCTCACCCAAGCCCACTTCCTCGACCTGGCCATCTCTTCCGGAAAACACACGAACCGAGATGCTGCAGAAAAGCTCGTCAGACTCTACCTACAGATTGGAACTGGCGCAATTGGCGATACATTCTATCAATCGGCTTGCCTGCATCGAGCCTCAAGCCTAAGCAGGCAGTTCCAGCTCCCACTAGAAATGAACGCCAGACAAGCTCTATTCTCTTTCGCCACGGAAGATCGTCCTGACGAACCTCTATCCCCAGGCGCACTAATGCATTGCCTTCGACCACTTTCAGTCCCACCCCGCTATGGAGAATTTGCCAACCCCTCCAAAAATCAGATAATCGAACTCCTCAAGGATAGGAGACCCCGCCGCGCTGACACATTCCTCCTTGAAGAACTAACTGAAATGCTAGCTCAGCTATTGGAGGAAGAAGAAGACATCCGCATAGCTCGCCAATTCTTTGTTCAAGTAATGCTGGACACTGCTCACGAAACGATCGGCATCGGAAGGATTTCATGGCTAAACCAAGCTGCCGAAACCGCCAAACGGTTCCAACTTCATAAGATGCACGACGAGGCGGTACAGGCGCTCCAATCGCTTCAACCGGAAGAAGTCGAACTCCAGAAATTGGAGGTGGAAATGCCTGTCCCCGTTTACGCCTTCGACCAACACCTTCGCACGTTCCGCAAAGCAATTGACATATACACGGCCCTAAGAATGTGGCTAACTACCGGCTCGCCCACCGGACACCATGAAAAAAATCTAGAACAGGCTGCGACCCTTTCGGAAGAAAGTATCGTGTCTTACATGACTAGGATTGAGCTTGACTCCAAGCTGCTCCCTCGGAAAACAAGTTCCGATTTCGACAGCGCCAGGGATTATTGGCTAAATACGGTCGAGCAATTGGAGTTCCAATCAAGAGGGCAGATGCTGGCGGGTGAACTCCTTCTCATTCGCGATAGTTTCAAGGTGCCGACTTCCGAACATATTGCCACGCGCTTGGCCAACGATTATAAGTGTAGTTCAGAACTCGCCCAAGGGTTCAGTGAAGCACTCTCCAGCTTTTGGGATGATCGGTACTCCGATGCAGGACGAGCAGCGTACCCATTAATTGAAGCAGGAGCTCGCGGGCTTCTTATGAGCCTTGGCTGCCCACTGTATCGAATTCAGATCGGCAAAAGTGCTGGAAGATTCCCGGCACTCGAAAAATATATTGATGAATTGGAGGCACGCGATTTCGACCCCGACTGGGTTCGCTGCTTGAGGAACCCGGTAAGCTACCTAAGAAATTCTTTGGCTCATGGACATCTACTCAGCCTATCCAAGGTTGACGCTGCTATACTATTGCGAACGGCTGGGCTGTTGACCGTACTCGCTCCCGAACACTCCATTCCAGTGGATCAGAACAGCGTCCACTCACGACTCCGTGACCCAGTTTCTTGGATAGGTACTATTGGCCGCTTGGTGCCCCATGCGCGCATAGTCTGGGAGCCAAGTTCCGGCTAACTCGCAAGCCATTGGAAACGCCTGCCACGAATGTGGTTTTCGCGCAAGCACTCGAAATCACCCGTGCAGCGGCTCCCCGCTGCGCACGTGATCCGCCCGGCTGAGCGTCTCGACGACCAGCCGCACCACATGCCCGTCCGCCACCCGGTAGTAGACGTTGCGCCCCTCCCGGCGGTTGACCACCAGCCCGCCGAGGCGCAGCTTCGCCAGGTGCTGGCTCACGAGGGTGCGGGAGGCGCCGGTCGCCGCGACGAGGTCCGAGACGTTACGTTCGGCGTCGATGAGCAGGAACAGCAGGTGCAGGCGCGTCGGCTCGGCGATGAGCCGGAGCGTCTCGGCGGCCTCGCTGAGCAGGGCCTCGTCGGGAGTCAGTTGATGCTCGGAGCTCATGCCCTCACCCTAGGCCACGTGAGGGCGGCCATGACCGTGCCCAGCACGGCCAGGCCGAGCAGCGTCCATGTCGCCGCCTCCAGCCCGAGCCACCCGGCGACGGGGTACGTCACCAGGTAGCAGGCATGACTGAGGGAGAACTGCGCCGCGAACACGTAGCCGAGATCGCTTTCCGACGCCCGCCCCCGGACGATCCGCCCGATCGGCGTCTGCATCGCCGACAGCGCCCCACCCAGCAGGAGCCAGGTGACCGCCAGTAGCTGCCAGGTGACGGGCACGAGTGCCAGCACCGCGAGGACGACGGCGCCGAGGACGGCGGCGGGCAGCATGACCGCCCGGTCGGGCACCGTCTCCAGGAGGCCGGGCAGGACGAGTGCGACGAGCATGGAGCCGAGGCCGAAGACCGCGAGGGTCCAGGCGAGCGCGGCCTCGTCGAGACCCAGCTGCGCACGGACGAGCACCACGGTGTTGACCATGACCATCGCCATCGGGGCGGCCACCGCCAGATTGAGCCACAGCACGGCACGCAGGGGGCGTTCGTGCAGCATGATGCGGACGCCGCGCCAGGTCCGCTCGAGAAAGCCGGACTGCGGCCCCGTGATCTGCGGGACAGCGGGCAGGCCGGCGGTGACCACGAGCAGCGCCGAGGCGAGGAAGCCGACCACGGTGCCCAGGAAGAGGTTCGTGTAACTCATGACCGTGAGCAGGGCGGCGGCGAGCACGGGGCTGGCGATCTGCTCGAGGTCGTAGGCCAGGCGGGACAGCGAGAGCGCGTTGGTGTACTGCCCCTCCTCGGGCAGGACGCGCGGGATGGCGGCCTGGAAGGTCGGGGTGAAGGTGGCGGACGCCGCCTGCAGGACGCCGATGGCGAGGTAGAGCTGCCATTCGGCGCCGATGAAGGGCAGGGTGAGGGCCACGCCGGCGCGGACCAGGTCGGCGGCGACGAGCACCGGCCGCGTGCTCCAGTTGGCCGCCAGTGCGGTGACCACCGGGGAGAGAAGTACGTAGATGAGGATCTTGATGGTCAGCGCGGTGGCGAGGACGCGGCCGGCGCTGCCGCCGGCGATGTCGAAGGCCAGCAGGCCGAGAGCGACGGTGAGCAGGCCGGTGCCCACGAGCGCGACGACCTGTGCGGAGAACAGGTGCAGGTAGACGCGGTTGCGGAGAGGACTGAGGAGCGACACACCCCAACCATACAACACGTGCACACGTGTGCACATGTGGCTTATCCCAGGAACGCCACCAACCCCGCCGACTGCTTCGCCAGCCGCTCCAGCCGGGACTCCGTCATCGACGCGATCTGGTCGACCACCACCCGCTGCCGGGCGGCCTCATCCGGGGCGGCCTCCCACCACTGCCGGAACATCGGGTCGAGGGAACCCGGCGCGCCCGCGGTGAGGTAGTCGAAGACCCGGTAGATCCGTTCGCGCTGCCGGTCCTGACGCGCCAGGTGCGTGGGCAGGTCCATGACGTAGAGGACGGCGATCGTCTTGAGCAGCGTCACCTCGGCCTGCGCCTGCGGCGGGATGATGAGCTGCCCGTGCTGCCGCCCCAGCCGCTCCTGCCCCACCGTGGCCCCGACGGTCGCCCCCACGTACCGGCCGACCAGCTCGGAGGTCATCCGCTTGAGGTCCGCGTAGCCGGCGAGTGAGTGGTCGAAGTCGGCGGCGCGGTTGACCACGGGCAGCTGTCGGAGGGAATCGGCGGCGTCGACAAGCGATTCCGGGGTACCGCCGAAGGCGCGTGCCCCCTTCTCCGCCAGCGCCGCGAGTTCGACCAGGTCCCACAGCACGTGCAGGTTGATGCGGCCGGAGACGATGCCGTCCTCGACGTCGTGGACCGAGTAGGCGATGTCGTCGGCCCAGTCCATCGTCTGCGCCTCCATCGAGGGCCGCTCGTCGTCGTGGCCCTCACGCAGCCAGGCCAGCACCTCGGCGTCCTCGTCGTAGCAGCCGTACTTGCGGTTGACGGTGCCGTCCGGGTTGGTGCGGGTGCGCGGGTACTTGCAGGCCGCGTCGAGGGCCGCGCGGGTGAGGTTCAGGCCGTGGCTCTCCCCCTCCTCCGACACGATCTTGGGCTCCAGTCGCGTGAGGATGCGCAGCGTCTGCGCGTTGCCCTCGAAACCGCCGCAGTCGGCGGCGACCTCGTTGAGCGCGACCTCACCGTTGTGTCCGTAGGGCGGGTGGCCGATGTCGTGGGTGAGGCCGGCCATCTCGCAGAGGTCCGGGTCCAGGCCCAGCCCGGAGCCGATGCCCCGGGAGATCTGCGCGACCTCGAGCGAGTGGGTCAGGCGGGTGCGTGGGGTGTCGCCGTCCCGGGGTCCGACGACCTGCGTCTTGTCCGCCAGGCGTCGCAACGCGGCGGAGTGGAGCACGCGGGCCCGGTCACGGCCGAAGTCTCCGCGGTGGTCGGCCTGCGAGTCCTCGAACTCGCTGCCCTTCGGGGCTTCTGCGTACCGACGTTCCGTGTCGGCGGACGAGTAGTCGTACATCGGTCCTTTCACCTGTCGGTCAGCGCGTCGTGACGCGCCCGACGCGAGGGACGCAGACCGGCCTCCAGCCTGCGCAGTAGTCCCTCCAGCCTATCCGCCGGCCCCTCCCCCAGGACGCGGGACACATCGACGACGACCATCCCACCCACCTCATGCGCCAGCGTCCGCCACCACGCCGCCGACGGGAAATGCGAGGGACTCGTCTGCGTCGGCGAGGCGACGGCGTCCATCCCGGCCTGCCGCGCGAGGATCTCCGCCCGCAGCGCATGGTTCGGGTCGGTCACGATGATCACCCGCCCCACCTCGTGCCCGGCCACCAGCGCGGCGTAGGAGCCCTGCGTGTCATTGCCCTCCGGCACCGGCGTCACCGCCTCCGCGGGCACGCCACGCTCGACGAGGTAGCGCTTCCCCACCTCCGCCTCGGTGAAGCGATCCCCGGGGAGTTTCCCGCCGAGGGGGTACACATGCTTCGCGACGCCCGCCTCCCACAACCCCACCGCATGATCCAGGCGGGCGGCGAACTGGCGTGACGGCGTGCCGTCGTACTGGGCCGTCCCCAGGATGACGAGGGAGTCGGCGGGGGACGGACGACGGCGGCGTCGGTAGGCGTGGAGCAGGATACGGATCACTCCACAAACGGTAGTCTGGGCGGCATGAAACGCATGCTGCCCCGCCCGCTGACCCTGGTCGCCGCCCTCGGTGCCGCCGCTCTGGTCGGCGCCGCCCCGTTGACGACCGCGCTGGCCGGCCCGCAGGTACTCGCCCAGGCCGCGGCCACCGCCGTCGCCCCCGAGCACCTCACCTCCCCGGTGACCGACTACTCCGGGGTCCTCGACGCCGGCCAGAGCGCCGACCTCACCGACCGGATCCAGCAGTACAAGATCGACGCCCACAAGTCGATCTTCGTGGTCCTCCTGCCCAGCTTCGGCGACATGGACAACGAGGAGTGGGTGAAGCAGTCCGTCACCCTCAACGGCGGCGGCAACACGGCGGTCGTGGCGATCGCCACCGAGCAGCGCCAGTACCGCATCCTCGGCGGCAACGAGTGGCCACAGTCCGAGATCGACCGGATGGCGGACGCCGCGTACCCCCACCTGGTGAACTCCGACTGGTACGGCGCCGCCGACGCGGCCGTGAACGCCGCCGCCACCTCCGGTGAGATGTCCGGCGAGTCCCTGGCCTGGCTCGGCGGCGGCGCCGCAGCCGCCGTCGCGGCCGGTGGCGGCATCTACGCCTACTCCCGCCGCAAGCGGAAGCAGACCTCCGCGGCCGTCCTCGAGGACTCCCGCGCCATCGAGCCCTCCGACACCCGCCGCCTGGCGTCCCTGCCCATGGAGACCCTCGAGCAGCTCGCCCACGAGGAGCTCGTCTCCACCGACGAGTCGATCCGCCGCGGCCGCGAGGAACTGGACCTGGCGATCGCCGAGTTCGGCCCCGAGCGCACCCGTTCCTTCACCAGGGCGATGAACCACTCGACCACCACCCTGCAGAAGGCCTTCGCCCTGCAGCAGCGCCTCAACGACTCCATCCCGGAGACCGAGGCCGAACGCCGCTCCATGCTGGTCTCCATCATCTCCTCCTGCGGCCAGGCCGACAACGCCCTCGACGCCGAGGCCACCGCCTTCGCCGACATGCGCAACCTGCTCGCCACGGCCGACCGCAAGATCGACGAGCTCACCCAGCGCACCGTCGACCTGCGCACGCGCCTGCCCCGCGCCGGGGAGCAGCTCGCCGACCTCCGCAGCCGCTACTCCGCCGACGTGCTCGAGTCGATCGCCGACAACGTCGACCTGGCCTCCGCCTCCCTCGACGAGGCCGAGAAGTCCCTCGCCGTCGCCCGTGACCTCGAGGCCCGCCCCGCCGGCGAACAGTCCGGCCTCGTCGACGCCATCCGCGACTCCGAGCACGCCATCGAGGTCGCCGACCGCATGCTCGGCGGCATCGAGCGTGCCGACGACAACATCGCCACCGCCCAGGCCGGCCTCAACGACCTGCTCACCGAGGTGGAGGACGAGATCCGCGAGGCCGGCGACCTCAAGCGCCGCGGCATCTCCGAAGGCGCCCGCGCGGACTGGGAGAAGCTCGACGCCGTCGTCGGCCGCGCCATCACCGTCGTCCAGCAGGCCCGCGAACAGTCCACGACGGACCCGCTCGGCGCCTACACCGCCCTCACCGACGTCGACGGCGAACTCGACGAGCAGCTCGACCGCGTCCGCGAGACCACCGCCGACCAGACCCGCCAGCTGCAGATCCTCGACCAGCAGCTCCACTCCGCGGGCTCCGCGATCCAGTCCGCCGAGGACTTCATCGCCTCCCGCGGCCGCGTCGTCAAGGCCGAGGCCCGCACCCTGCTCGCCGACGCCAAGCGCCTCCACGCACAGTCTCTCCAGTTGCGCACCTCCGAGACCCGCCAGGCGATCGACTACGCACGCCAGGCGGCGACCGTGGCCAAACGGGCCCTCAAGCGCGCCCAGTCGGACTACAACGACTACCAGCGCCGCCAGCAGGCCAACTACCGCGGCCGCGGCGGGGGCGGCGGTATGGGCGGCATCGTCACCGGCATGGTCATCAACGAGATCCTCTCCGGCGGCGGCCGCGGTGGCGGCCGCGGTGGCGGCTTCGGTGGAGGTTTCGGCGGGGGCGGTGGCTTCGGCGGCGGTGGCGGCTTCGGCGGCTCCCGCGGCGGTTCCTTCTAGGCGGGGTCCTCTGCCTGCCGAGGAGGTGTTCGCCTTCCACGAGGGAGACGACCATGTGGCCGAGGCCGCTGGTCGGCACCACCCGGGCTGCACGCTCCCCGGGTGGCGACGACCCCGGAAGCGGGGATTGGATAAGAAGCTGTCAGCTGGGCATCCCCCGAAGGTGTGGCGGAGTTCAGCCGCTCACCGCCGAGCCTGTAGAGTGAGGGCATAAGCCACCGGCCCCCTCTGTCAACTAGTTGACAAGGGGCCGGTTTTCTTTTCGGGCTATCCTCCGGTCATGGTGAATGTGAAGCCGTACCTGGATCACGATGCGCTGGTGGCGGGACTGGTTGCCACAGGGTTGAGTATTCCGGATCGCGAACAGGCGAAGGTGCAACTGCAGAAGTACGGTTACCACCGTTTATCCGGCTACCGGTACCTCTACCGGGTTCAGCTCCCTCCCGAGCAGCAGGACCCGTCCAGCCGACGTTTCCGAAGCAAGGAACACGTGCCGGGGACTTCACTCGGCGACGTGATCGACCTCGCGGAATTCGATGTCCGACTACGCTGCGTTCTGGCGTCGGGAATCGAGGATTTCGAGATTCGCCTGCGCACTGCCGTCGCGCATGTGATCGCCCGCCGCTCCGAACTCGGTCATCTCTACGTTGAGCACCTCGACGAGAAACACTGCCTCAAGAGACCGCGCAACAGCAGCAAGACGAGCCACGAGATTTTCCTGCAACAGGTCAACGAGGCCACCGCCCTTGCCCACAGGAGAAACGACGACTTCGTCATCCACCACCGTCAGATGTACGGGCGTGATCTTTCCGTGTGGGCGGTGGTGGAGTACCTGACTTTCGGTTCCCTGATTTTCCTGCTCGACTACCTCAAAGCAGAGGACAAGCGCTCGGTGGCCAACACCTTCGGTGCCTCACACCCGGCACAGTTCGTCAAGTGGGTGAGGGCGATCGGCACTCTCCGCAATGACGTGGCACACGCGGTGAGACTCTTCAACAAGCCACTGAAAAACGAGATAGCAATCCCGCCTCGCTCCTGCACCAACACGCTACTCACCGAGACAGCAAGCCACCTCAGAGTGAACAGCACGCTTCCTGAGTCAAGACGTCCCTCAAAGAGGATCTACTCCCACTCCGCGGTGCTTTCCTATCTGCTGAGGAGCCATCCTGCTGGATCGGAGTGGTGGAAGGAGTTCCGTGACGTCTCCTCCACCTTTCCCCGACACTCTGCAGTTCCTCTCTCCCCTGAGGAGAACATGGGATTTCCCGCAGGCTGGAAGAACGATCCACTCTGGAACTAATGGCTCTGTTCCTGCCTACTACACCCGCGGGCGGCGCACCGGGGAGTCCACCAGCACGCAGCCCCAGGACAGGAACACCGCGTCGATGGGCGGCAGATCGTCGTAGGTGGGGCCAGCGTGCAGTTCCACCCGGCCGGAGATCAGCGGCCGGACGCGGGCGACCATGCCGCCGGAGGAGTCGATGATGGTGCGTTCCTTCCGCCAGATGCTGGTGCGGCGCAGCTCGTAGAGCCGACCGACGCAGTCGGCGTAGAGGGTGCCCACGGTGAAACCGTTCTGGGCGAGGGTGAACACCCGGCCGTCGCCGGTCGTCGCCCGGGCCCGGAACTGGATGGGACCGGGCTCGGACTCGACGAGGAGGCGTTCCGAACCGAAGAAGATCACGTCGGAGCGGACGGCGGCGACGAGGTTCCGGTTGGCGTCGAGAAGCTCGTTGCCCTCCCAGAACCACGGCCCGGCGGGACGTTCCTCGATCTCCATGCGCCTAGATGAGGAACGCCAGGATCGCGACGACGGACATGAGCGCCAGCGTGGCGATGACCGCCATCGTCGAACGGGACAGGCGGGTCTCCAGGACCAGC of the Corynebacterium humireducens NBRC 106098 = DSM 45392 genome contains:
- a CDS encoding TPM domain-containing protein, which gives rise to MKRMLPRPLTLVAALGAAALVGAAPLTTALAGPQVLAQAAATAVAPEHLTSPVTDYSGVLDAGQSADLTDRIQQYKIDAHKSIFVVLLPSFGDMDNEEWVKQSVTLNGGGNTAVVAIATEQRQYRILGGNEWPQSEIDRMADAAYPHLVNSDWYGAADAAVNAAATSGEMSGESLAWLGGGAAAAVAAGGGIYAYSRRKRKQTSAAVLEDSRAIEPSDTRRLASLPMETLEQLAHEELVSTDESIRRGREELDLAIAEFGPERTRSFTRAMNHSTTTLQKAFALQQRLNDSIPETEAERRSMLVSIISSCGQADNALDAEATAFADMRNLLATADRKIDELTQRTVDLRTRLPRAGEQLADLRSRYSADVLESIADNVDLASASLDEAEKSLAVARDLEARPAGEQSGLVDAIRDSEHAIEVADRMLGGIERADDNIATAQAGLNDLLTEVEDEIREAGDLKRRGISEGARADWEKLDAVVGRAITVVQQAREQSTTDPLGAYTALTDVDGELDEQLDRVRETTADQTRQLQILDQQLHSAGSAIQSAEDFIASRGRVVKAEARTLLADAKRLHAQSLQLRTSETRQAIDYARQAATVAKRALKRAQSDYNDYQRRQQANYRGRGGGGGMGGIVTGMVINEILSGGGRGGGRGGGFGGGFGGGGGFGGGGGFGGSRGGSF
- a CDS encoding MFS transporter, translated to MSLLSPLRNRVYLHLFSAQVVALVGTGLLTVALGLLAFDIAGGSAGRVLATALTIKILIYVLLSPVVTALAANWSTRPVLVAADLVRAGVALTLPFIGAEWQLYLAIGVLQAASATFTPTFQAAIPRVLPEEGQYTNALSLSRLAYDLEQIASPVLAAALLTVMSYTNLFLGTVVGFLASALLVVTAGLPAVPQITGPQSGFLERTWRGVRIMLHERPLRAVLWLNLAVAAPMAMVMVNTVVLVRAQLGLDEAALAWTLAVFGLGSMLVALVLPGLLETVPDRAVMLPAAVLGAVVLAVLALVPVTWQLLAVTWLLLGGALSAMQTPIGRIVRGRASESDLGYVFAAQFSLSHACYLVTYPVAGWLGLEAATWTLLGLAVLGTVMAALTWPRVRA
- a CDS encoding ribonuclease domain-containing protein, whose product is MKKNSVLATLGAVLLAAVAAFYGIDLGSSGQPSPLVDDLEVCEVASLPAEAEPVIADILSGGPYEYPGEDGGHFGNYEGLLPEERGSYYRSYTVDTPGMGHRGPKRIVVGGGTETDPEVWYYSGDHYESFCVIPDAED
- a CDS encoding deoxyguanosinetriphosphate triphosphohydrolase, encoding MYDYSSADTERRYAEAPKGSEFEDSQADHRGDFGRDRARVLHSAALRRLADKTQVVGPRDGDTPRTRLTHSLEVAQISRGIGSGLGLDPDLCEMAGLTHDIGHPPYGHNGEVALNEVAADCGGFEGNAQTLRILTRLEPKIVSEEGESHGLNLTRAALDAACKYPRTRTNPDGTVNRKYGCYDEDAEVLAWLREGHDDERPSMEAQTMDWADDIAYSVHDVEDGIVSGRINLHVLWDLVELAALAEKGARAFGGTPESLVDAADSLRQLPVVNRAADFDHSLAGYADLKRMTSELVGRYVGATVGATVGQERLGRQHGQLIIPPQAQAEVTLLKTIAVLYVMDLPTHLARQDRQRERIYRVFDYLTAGAPGSLDPMFRQWWEAAPDEAARQRVVVDQIASMTESRLERLAKQSAGLVAFLG
- a CDS encoding Abi family protein codes for the protein MVNVKPYLDHDALVAGLVATGLSIPDREQAKVQLQKYGYHRLSGYRYLYRVQLPPEQQDPSSRRFRSKEHVPGTSLGDVIDLAEFDVRLRCVLASGIEDFEIRLRTAVAHVIARRSELGHLYVEHLDEKHCLKRPRNSSKTSHEIFLQQVNEATALAHRRNDDFVIHHRQMYGRDLSVWAVVEYLTFGSLIFLLDYLKAEDKRSVANTFGASHPAQFVKWVRAIGTLRNDVAHAVRLFNKPLKNEIAIPPRSCTNTLLTETASHLRVNSTLPESRRPSKRIYSHSAVLSYLLRSHPAGSEWWKEFRDVSSTFPRHSAVPLSPEENMGFPAGWKNDPLWN
- a CDS encoding ArsR/SmtB family transcription factor, with protein sequence MSSEHQLTPDEALLSEAAETLRLIAEPTRLHLLFLLIDAERNVSDLVAATGASRTLVSQHLAKLRLGGLVVNRREGRNVYYRVADGHVVRLVVETLSRADHVRSGEPLHG
- a CDS encoding YdcF family protein produces the protein MIRILLHAYRRRRRPSPADSLVILGTAQYDGTPSRQFAARLDHAVGLWEAGVAKHVYPLGGKLPGDRFTEAEVGKRYLVERGVPAEAVTPVPEGNDTQGSYAALVAGHEVGRVIIVTDPNHALRAEILARQAGMDAVASPTQTSPSHFPSAAWWRTLAHEVGGMVVVDVSRVLGEGPADRLEGLLRRLEAGLRPSRRARHDALTDR